One window of Gilliamella sp. B3022 genomic DNA carries:
- the nrdB gene encoding class Ia ribonucleoside-diphosphate reductase subunit beta: protein MNYSTFSHVHNDQLKEPMFLGQPVNVARYDQQKYEMFEKLIEKQLSFFWRPEEVDISQDRIDYAALPEHEKHIFISNLKYQTLLDSIQGRSPNVALLPLISIPELETWVETWSFSETIHSRSYTHIIRNIVNDPSVVFDDIVTNEEIQKRAGDIAGYYDDLISYASYYNLLGEGKHTVNNSTITIDLRELKKKLYLCLMSVNALEAIRFYVSFACSFAFAERELMEGNAKIIKLIARDEALHLTGTQFMINTLRSGEDDPEMAEIAKECEQDCYDLFLQAANQEKEWAGYLFESGSMIGLNKDILCQYVEYITNIRMQAVGLKLPFQVKSNPIPWINNWLVSDNVQVAPQEAEMSSYLVGQIDSEMNEDDLSDFEL from the coding sequence ATGAATTACAGTACCTTTTCGCATGTACATAATGATCAACTTAAAGAACCCATGTTTCTTGGTCAACCCGTAAATGTTGCACGATATGATCAACAAAAATATGAAATGTTCGAGAAATTAATCGAGAAGCAACTTTCTTTCTTCTGGCGACCGGAAGAAGTGGATATCTCTCAAGACCGTATTGATTATGCCGCTTTACCAGAACATGAAAAACACATATTCATTAGTAATTTAAAATATCAAACCTTGCTTGATTCAATTCAAGGACGTAGTCCAAATGTAGCACTGCTTCCACTCATTTCGATTCCTGAGCTCGAAACATGGGTTGAAACTTGGTCATTTTCTGAAACTATTCACTCCCGTTCATACACACATATCATTCGAAACATTGTTAATGATCCTTCTGTTGTTTTTGACGATATTGTTACAAATGAAGAAATTCAAAAACGTGCTGGTGATATTGCGGGCTATTATGATGATCTTATCAGTTATGCAAGTTACTATAATTTATTAGGTGAAGGCAAACATACTGTTAACAACAGTACCATAACTATTGATTTGCGTGAACTTAAAAAAAAGCTTTATCTATGCTTAATGAGTGTTAATGCGCTTGAAGCCATTCGTTTTTATGTCAGTTTTGCTTGTTCTTTTGCCTTCGCTGAACGTGAATTAATGGAAGGTAATGCTAAAATTATTAAGCTTATTGCTCGTGATGAAGCTCTGCATTTAACAGGAACTCAATTTATGATCAACACCCTACGCAGTGGTGAAGATGATCCTGAAATGGCTGAAATCGCCAAAGAGTGTGAGCAAGATTGCTACGATTTGTTTTTGCAAGCTGCCAATCAAGAAAAAGAATGGGCTGGATACTTATTCGAAAGTGGCTCAATGATTGGTCTAAATAAAGATATTTTATGCCAATATGTCGAATATATTACCAACATCCGTATGCAAGCAGTTGGACTAAAATTACCCTTCCAAGTCAAATCTAACCCAATCCCATGGATAAACAACTGGCTCGTTTCAGACAATGTCCAAGTTGCTCCACAAGAAGCCGAAATGAGTTCTTATTTAGTTGGGCAAATTGACTCTGAAATGAATGAAGACGATTTAAGTGATTTTGAATTATAG